From a region of the Vanessa atalanta chromosome 13, ilVanAtal1.2, whole genome shotgun sequence genome:
- the LOC125068325 gene encoding LOW QUALITY PROTEIN: uncharacterized protein LOC125068325 (The sequence of the model RefSeq protein was modified relative to this genomic sequence to represent the inferred CDS: substituted 2 bases at 2 genomic stop codons), with protein sequence MARALSIRNSISLTWSLDNLLRTLLCKSPYITSTLASSGKWYGNFANKALILTINTSARSVPCSTENISRNTLYPGRGTPYIDRKRLRATDHDVISFFTPRHHTAASPVNSIGSPRSAMSSLTDAHSLYISTASINASTHSGCCDEPSKRVVHFEKFPALGDVIAAAVDSPGAPPKCEAARDSTSLXFASAXARVKAAKSEESWSPDISTGAGALEVGIAILTESSLELESLKMKEKLRERNATPASAPIRLNSFPVSRYI encoded by the exons ATGGCTCGAGCCCTTTCTATCAGGAATTCAATATCGCTTACTTGGTCTCTGGATAATCTCTTACGAACCCTTTTATGTAAAAGTCCGTATATAACGTCTACCTTGGCCTCCTCCGGCAAGTGGTACGGCAATTTCGCGAACAAGGCTCTAATCCTTACGATAAATACGTCAGCGCGTTCCGTACCTTGTTCTACGGAAAATATATCGCGGAACACTTTATATCCCGGGCGCGGTACTCCGTACATCGATCGTAAGCGCTTAAGAGCGACTGACCACGACGTTATTTCGTTCTTTACGCCGCGCCACCATACAGCTGCATCGCCGGTTAATAGCATAGGAAGCCCACGGAGTGCCATGTCGTCGCTGACTGATGCACACTCTTTGTATATTTCCACAGCGTCTATAAACGCTTCCACGCATTCAGGGTGCTGCGATGAACCATCAAAGCGGGTAGTGCACTTTGAAAAATTTCCAGCATTAGGAGACGTGATAGCGGCGGCGGTAGATTCACCCGGCGCCCCTCCTAAGTGCGAAGCCGCGAGAGATTCCACAAGCCTTTGATTCGCTTCGGCCTGAGCCCGTGTAAAGGCAGCCAAAAGCGAAGAAAGCTGGTCTCCGGACATAAGCACAGGTGCAGGTGCGTTGGAAGTAGGCATCGCCATTCTCACCGAGTCTTCACTAGAACTGGAGTCATT aaaGATGAAAGAAAAACTTCGCGAGCGTAACGCAACCCCTGCGTCGGCGCCGATTAGACTTAATAGCTTCCCGGTATCCCGGTATATATAA